Genomic segment of Vulpes lagopus strain Blue_001 chromosome 7, ASM1834538v1, whole genome shotgun sequence:
tattatttttaaattatctttgtaAGTCCATGTATTtatgtctttaagattttatttattcatgagagacacagagagagaggggggcagagacataggcagaaggagaagccagctcctttgtggggagcccgatgcgggacttgatcccaggatccagggccacaacctgagccaaaggcagatgctccaccactgagccaccctggtaccccaaTTATCTATCTTTCATTTCAAATTAGGACAGATGGCATTGCAAAATACTAGTTTTAAAAAGTTggcattggaaaaaaaattgcaccTAATCAAATCTGTGGAGCTTCCAGCAAATACGGGGATAGAGGAACATGCTACATGTCACCATGGGACAGCAAACAGGTGAATAGATGGAGAAGGTGAGACACTCTTCAGGAcaaatgacacatttttttcctcctaatgacattaaagaaaaggcaaagtgAGATTGTCATGGAATAGAAGAGACAAGAAATTAAAGACCAAGTGGCTTGAATAGATGTTTGGATTTCAAAGAAACAAccataaaaaagacaatttaggGACAACAGGGGGAGGGGATTTGAATCTggactgggttttttttgtttttgtttttgttttgagagagagagggagtggggcagagaggggcagagagagggggagagagaggatcttaagcaggctccatgcccagtacacAGAGCCTTACTTGGGtttccatctcatgatcctgagattatgacctgaggcaaaatcaagagttagacacttagggggacctgggtggctcagtggttgactgtctgccttcagctcaggatatgatcctgggaggagtcccaggaatgagtcccacatcaggttccccttagagagtctgcttctccctctgcctatatctctgcctctctctgtgtatgtctctcatgaataaataaataatcttaatctaaaaaaaaaaaaaggagttggatgcttaactgactcagccacccaggtgccccaggactgggtattttttgatattaagtaattattgctgattttttaaaaaaggattttatttatttattcatgagagacccagagacagagagagagagagagagagaaagagaggcagagacacaggcagagggagaagcagactccatgcaggaagcccgatgtgggacttgatcccgggactaggatctaggatcacgccctgagccaaaggcagatgctcaactgctgagccacccaggtgtctcattGTTGCTGATTTTGTTGAAGATGATTGTGCACATGagattttgttattaaaaaaaaaaaactaaaaagaagtcCTTGTCAGTTAAGGTGCAAAGTATTTATGGGTCAAGTGACATAAGTCTGAGATTtgttttcaaatcatcctgaaaaaaaaaatttctgggtgAAATTCATAATGGTTGAAAATGAACAATGGGTGAGTGTTCTttatactattctatttttttgtagGCCTGCAATTTTTCATAGCAAAAAGTCATAGTAAAAAGTCATcccaaaacaaaaatgttaaagtgTAATCCAGAGCAGAGCAcacagtagatgttcaataaatgttcatataCTCCTCTGACCTCAAGACCTCACAGCCTAGGACAGTACCTTCAATAGAAGTTTCTGCAATGTggagatcttttcttttctttttaaatgattttttacttattattcatgagagacatagagaggcagaggcataggcagagggagaggcaggctcttctcagggagcctgatttgggactccaacccaggaccccaagatcaccccctgagcagaaggcagatgctcaaccactgagccacccaggcgcccctggtggAGATATTTTCTACCCATGCTCTCCagtgtggctactgagcactagAGATGTGGCTAGTGTGAGCAAGAACTGAAAAATTTTAGTTCaatttcaataaatacatgtggCTAGCAGCTACCTCATTGGACTGTGCAGCTCAAGTGACTTGGAATCAGCTGGTGAAATCCtgcaggtagaggaagaaagacaCTTAAAAACCAAGGggaaatgggacgcctgggtggctcagcagttgagcatctgcctttggctcaggggtccaggatcaagtcccacatcaggcttcctgcgtgaagcctgcttctccctctgcctgtgtctttgcccaccgcccccctctctgtctctcatgaataaataaataaaatcttaaaaaaaaaaaaagggggtaagacagaggaataaaatatacgtaaatgaaatatttgtcaCCAGGGAGAAAGAAGTGGCTGCTACTTTGTAAAGCAGAGAGGAATATGCCCACTTTAATCTGAGGATTAAAGGATGGGGATTAGGGACTTAGATGCTTTTGTGATAGGGATCAGGTCCAACACAGATGGGTGAAAGATGATACCTTATAAGCAGGATGCAATTATTCAATCAACAAATCTTGGTTGTTCCCGCCCCTGGGGACAGAGTCAGGAACAAGGCCAATGAGTGCTAGGCAGAAAAATAAGGCAGGCGAGGATGTAGAGTGGGAAGATATATTTGCTGAGAGATCAGAGAAAGCATGTCTGGAGAAGTGACAAACTGAACAAAGACCCGAATGAAGTACATAGATATATTTCCCTCCCCCCAAAAGCTCTCTACGACAGAGATTGGAAAACTCTATAAAGGATCAGATTTGCTGATACCTACTTTACAAGAAAatatcaaggggcacctgggtggctcagtggttgagcatctgcctttggctcaggtcatgatcccgttgttctgggatcgagtccccagtcaggattctctctctgcctatgtctttgcctctctttgtgtctcacacgaataaataagtaaatcttttttttttttttttttaataagtaaatctttaaaaacaaaagaaagagggatgatgcctgggtggctcagcagtcgagcgtctgccttcagctcagggcatgatcccggggtctgggatcgagtcccacgttgggttctgtggggagcttgcttctccttctgcctgtgtctctgactgtctctctgtgtctctcatgaataaataaataaaatcttaaagaaataataaaatctttaaaaaaaggtggaAGAAACTATTAGTATGGGTTcctatgtcttttcattttaagtgGTAGATTCTAATAAGAATCAGTGATAACAACTAAGATAGAAATAACACTATTTGCACAGTCCTccttattatttacttatatccTGCTGTCTTTCCTAGGGAACTGTGGGAGCTCCTGTCTAGTTGTTTGCCagtagctgttttttttttttttgaataaataaaagacatcaacGAGGTAAAGACTATTATCATTTctgtttcacagataaggaaatggaggctcagagagggaagtgatttatccaaggtcacacagtcagcaaatggcagaactgggatttgaacccaggtctctggTGGCTCCTAACATAAGTAGCAATGGAAATAGTTGTAGCTAGACACAAAAGGCATCCTGACCCAATGGTAAAGTATTTTTGTAGTTAGGATGGAACCATAGGGCGAAGCGCTAGACGAACACTAATATGTTAGACAAAGGGTCATTAGCCTCATTATACAGGTGGGGAAACTAAGGCTCTGAGGTCTGTTGCTCTGTGAGGGGAGAACCTGTTTGGGGGACGGATCATGCAGGAAAAGGCCTGCTCTGGGCAACAATTAGTGTCCCAATACCCCTCACCTGTCCGTGACTCAggctgctcctcttcctgctttCGCTCAGCCTCCTCCAGGAAATCTCCTAGCAGCTTCTCTGCCTCCTGGGCCTCTGGCcctgctggggctgcccagcCCAGAAAGGTGCAGACGCTGCCTAGGTCCGGGTGGGTAGGGGGATCCCGGAAATCCTGAGGGTGATCCCGAAGCCAGGAGCCCAGCACGGATACCACAGCCCTGGCCAGAGTGGGGGGCCTCAGAGCCCAGCCCAGAGCTCTGGACCTCGGGAGCCCCTACACCCCAGATGTGACCTTGGACCTCTAggacccccaccctcacctcccgGCGACCAACCTTAAGTTCTTGTTGACACGCAgacctcctccctctgtcttctcGATCTCTATCCTGGGAAAAGCAACTCCCCCATCAGGTAAAGAGGGAGACTAGGGGGCGCTTAGGGGAGGAGGGATTGCAGGATCCAATAACCCAGGTGAGAGTCGGGTGGGAACTGGAGGCTGCCGGTCCCCGGAGGTACTGACCCTGGAGGCAagggcggtggcggtggcggcagGAGAAGGCCCAGCACGCGGGCAGTGGACACAAAAGCCCTGTGAGTGGCCAGGAAGGCAGGCACGAAGCCGGGGTCCTGCTCACGGTCTCCAGACACCAGTTCCCGCACCAGCCGCTCCAGCCTCGCCGCCCTCAGCGCCCGCACCTTGCTGGTGCGGTAGTGGACGAAGGCGTCCgcagcggggcggggggcctgcGGGGCAAGGCAGGCGGCAAAGAGACACGAGGAgtggccccccagcaccccctttCCAACCACGCCCATCGCTAAACACCACTCTGGCGTCTGGTCCTGCCCATTTCTCTGAACCCTGCCTCCTGGATTCATTATTCTGCTCCCTACCTAAATGATCCTCGAAACCCCCCCGGGACACCACGGtcctcccaggccccaccccgcCCGTGTCCTTAGGGCTCCCAGCTCTCCAGCCCCGCCTCCCAGGTCCCCAGCCGGCTCTCCCCCGGCTGCTTCCAAAGAccacccctccctccagctccgCCCCACTAAACCTGGCCGACCCAGGCCCCGCCGTCCGGGTTAGTCCCCAAGTCCCAGTCCGGAACCACGCGGTCACTGGGCGGTCGCAGTGGTCAACCCGATTCACCCGGCTGCCGTCAGACGCTTCCTACCCTCACCTGGGCGCTTGCAAACCCCGCCCCTCCCTCGGGCCTCAGCTCCGCCCCCCGGCTGTCCCTCGCCTCCTGCCTCCAGGTCCCCGcactcggccccgccccgccccaccctccACCGCAGCCTCACCTGGCTGCCCgcgggccccggcccccggctcaGGCGCTGACTGAGCTGCCGACGCAGCGAGACGCTGTACACTGCTCCGTCCTCGGTCTCCTCGCCCCAGTCCTGCAGCGGCGCCTGGACGCGGAGACCGGCTCAGGGCGCCGCGGGGGGACGGGCCCCGGGACCTCGCCCCCACCTGTCCCGCGCGGACTCGAGAGGGCCTTCTAGCACCATCTCCCTTCCCGATCAGACCCAGCGAGGCTCGGGGGCTGGGGCCGATCCCCTCGCCGCCGCGGGGACCCTACACCCCGGTCCTGAGAGGATGGAGTGGCATCTGGGGACGTCCCAGGGTCCGGGCTCACGGAACCTGTCTCTGTCCCTGTAGACGAGCTCAGAGACGCCCCCCATCCTTCAGAGGTACCAGCCACTTCACCGGGGCAGGGGCCGGGAGGCTCAAGGTTGGGACCCCTGGGCCGATACGAAGGGTCCGATTTGCGGGGAGATAGGGTCCAGAAGGCAGGGACATGGAGTTTTTGGATCCCAGGGTGCCAGGGATGTGGGGCCCGGGCCCCCTGGTCCCCTTACCAGGGCGAGCTCCTTGCCCGCTGTCCGATCCATGGCCCGTGCCTGTCCCGCTCCGCGGCGCGGCTGAATGAGGCGGAAGGGCCGACGGGCGGCGGGCAGTGGCCGGGCGTTGGGGcccgcggggcagggcggggcgacCCGGCtgtgcgggggcggggcgggacccGCGGCTCTCGGATGCCCCCAGCTGGACCCCAGcgcccagcccaggccccacaGAGGTGAGGTCCCGGCTCTCCCCGTAGGTGTGTATCAATCTGTGCCCAGGAGAAGGGACACTCCTCTCTCCCCGGAAGGGTTTTTTTCTGTTAACGGGGGTGGGTGAACTAGTGTGTATAGTTAAGTGGGGGCCATTCTGCCTCCCTAGGAAAGTATCCTGTCTTCAAGTGGGGACGGGTGGTTCATTCCAGGTGTGGGGGTATCTCTCATTCCTGGAGGTCGGGGGAGTGTTCAACCTGCATCCCCAGCTGATGGGGAGTACTCACTCCCCTTGACGGAGAAGGTGGAGTGTGGGCCCTGGATTTTAGGGGCGGCAGTCTTTGCCCTGGTGCAGAATCAAGGAGAGGCAAATACCCAGGGGGCTGGTTGGTGACGTTTATTGCATGATCCTGAGGCCAGCTCGGGCTCGCCTTGTAAGATTTACTATGGGAACGTCCGGCAGTCCGGCCCCCTTCTCTATTCCCGGCGCCACGGGCCCTGCTCTGCTCCCTTGTCCCGGCCGCGTTTAGCCCTTGAGGGGGCCCCGTGGGCCTGAGGCTGGGCCCAGAGGGGTTGGGAGCTCCTCAGGGGCCCGGCAGCGCCAGGTGTGCGCGAGGGTGAGTCTAGGACTTCTTCAAACGACTGCGTTTCTTGCTGCGGGATTCGATTAATTTCTGGGAACGAATCTTAAGCGCCGCACGGGTCACCACGTCGTTGTCCTCGTCCTCACTCTCCTCTTCGTCTGCGCAGGGCAATGAGGGGATCCGGGTTCCTATTCTTGGCTCAGATTTCCATTCCCAGCCTTTACCACCCCCCAACTTGGCCTCACTCCCGGCCTCCGACCACTTTCCGTTGGTCAGCtcggcccccagccccgccccctttCCATGACCATACTGACCGAAGAACTTGTCCTTGAGACTGGCAAGGGGCAGGGCGATGCGGGTGTTGTACGTGGGCAGCTTTCCCTCTAGGGTGGAGtagaactgggggggggggcagagcggGAGAGAAGACGGTGGTGTAGAGGCTGCAGGGAAGTCCTGTGGCCCTTCCTCCTAACCCCATTCCAAGGTACACCCTGATTCCAAATGCACTTCTGCCCATTCTTCCAGTTTAGTTTTTCTCGAGACCAGCGGAATTGTTTGTTCTTAGAGCGTACCCGGATACCCagccccgcccccctgcccgtAGGCCCGCCCCTGGTTCTGGGGGCCAGTCCCTTGATGCGCGCgcggggacacacacacacacacactctctctctctctctctctctctctcactcactcactcactcactccccAGTCCTGCCTACTGGCCTCCCGGACCCTCTGGAAGCTTTCCTCACTCTACAAACCTCACACGTTGTCCCTGGAACTCATTTCCGCCCCATAGGCCTCCCCCCTGGtgtccccctcctcccgcccctccctGCTCTTCGGCCCCAGTCCCGCCTcctcagccccgcccccggctgtACTCGCACCTCGTCGTCGCTGAGGTGGCGCAGCATCCCTGGCACGTTGTGACTCTCGAGCTGTGCCTGCAGCTTCAGCAGCTTTTCTTCCACGAGGCCCAGCAGGTCTGGAAGATAGTCCTCTGCCTTGGGATCCAGCTCCTTTCCCGCGAAGCGGCCATCCACCTGCGGCCGGGGGCGGAGCTGAATCAGCCTGGAGGGGGCGGGCCTTTGGGACTCGTTCCACCCATGCAGGACCTTTGGAAGGTGAGGGACCGCCAACAGGGGTGATGCTATCTATCCCCGTGGGGCTTCTATTGTCAAGGCCCACGCCCGGGTGAGGGCAGAGCCTCCGAACTCCAGAGACAAAAGCAATGGGTGGAATGAAGGGTTTtagtggagggaagggggtaaTAACTCGAGAAGCCATTTCAGGGGTGACTTTCGGAAGAAATGGGACTCTGCTGCAGGCACGGTGGGGCTCCCCCTGTCTCGGGCCGCCCAAAGATTGCAGTGGGGTCTCTGAGGTTTGGGATGGAGAGGCAAGGTGGGATTTTTCCCATGAAGATGGGACAGCGTCTCTGAAGTCCTGAGCCTCTTGAGAACTAAGGCGGTTTCCCTtagggagatgggggtggggactcTGAGGAGGGGGGATGGGTGTCCTCTGTAGGCAGGCTTCTGAAGTCCTGGACAGGGCAGAGGGTTGGTCCTCTCAAGCAGGTTCCCCTGAGTAGGGGCAGGAACCACACCCTCTTGGGTTGTGGGAGGCTCTGGGCTGAGCTTCCTTGGGGGGGGGCCTACCACTGTGATGCAGTTCAGCTTGCCCGCCAGGTGTTCAAGGCTCTCCTTGGTCACTTGCATTGCCCGCTTGGTCCGTTCCAACTGATCCTGTGCCTCAGCAAGGCGCAGCTCTTCGGCCTTGAGGCGCTCCTGCAACTCAGCTTGCAGCTTCTGCTGACTACAGGCAATGGGGAGGTCACCACTGGAGAAACCTGAGCCCAGGGACCCCTCATTCTCTTCCTTGGGCACGGGGTCTCACCTCACAATCGTGGCCTCCCCTGAGTACTTGAGGTCTTCCAGCTCTCGCTGCAACTGCTGCTTCTCTTGCTTCAGCCTCAGCAGCGACTGCTCGTTCTCGCTTTTGAGTGTCTCCAAATGCCTGAACGTATCCCCCTGTGCCAGGAACCGCCTCACCACCGCCTGCAGGCCACCAGCCCGTCAGAGGGAGGCCTGGGCAAATCTGAGTGCACCTCCTCCTACTTTCCCCTGGGTGTGCAGGACAGATGGCCTAAGCCGGtggcttctgcacagcaatgtTTAGGGACTCTGTGAGTCAGACTCAGAGGTGCCTCAAGGATGTTAAGCCCCTGACACATAATTTTTGCAAGGTCCTTGTCTATATGAGGAATTTGAATCAGCCAAAATCAGCGTGTGGTGCAGGGTAGCAGTGAGCATAGTTGCTCTTCAAAATCAACCTGCCATCCACCTTGTGACTGTGAATCTCACCCAATCCAGTGAGGAAATATGGCCAATCTCAGAGGTAGTTGCCCACCAGGCCAATTTCTGGAAAGGTGCCTGGCCACAGCGCCCCAGATGACTCCCAGAACTCCTCGGGGGTTATCCTATGAAAGCAGCAGCACTGGGAGACTGCCCAAAAGGCAGAAACTGGACAGGGGTCTGGCTTGCTAGGGTCCAAGAGTGGCAGTGGGCAGTCAGCAGTGCCCCAGACCATGGTACAGGCGCCGTAAACACAGAAGAGACAAAGGTCACACTTCTCACAGAGCTGACATGCCAAGGAAAGCGCCAGTGTTAGAGCCAACAGGAGAGGGAACGATGGCGAGGGTAGACAGCTCATGTGGGTTTTGCTGTGAGGAGAACGGGGCAGTAGATAGAGGCAGAAGAAGTGTCTTTTACGAATAGAGCAGGTTTGTGTTGGCTGAGGAACTGAGCCCAGGGAATGGGGAGGCCGGCTGGGTTGGCTTCACTGGCCTGGGCTCAGCTTGAGCGCAACTAGAGGGCGGAGAGCGTTGCGGGCCGCCGGCAGCACTCACGTGGGTCTCGGCCACACCGGTGGCATCCTTGACCTTGCCAAAAAGCATCTCTGTCTGGTACATGGTCCAGCGCTGCTTCAGCTCCTTGTCTTTGAGGCGCAGGCTGTCCTGGGTCGAATCTTCCGACTGCAGCAGCACGTGCTCACGCTGGGTCTGTTCACAGGTTGAGGCCAGGGCGGGAGAGTCAGCTCTCAGGCAAGGATTGAGGGCAGGGGCCAGAGAGAGGGGTCGCAGGACAGGGGACCGCGAGGGGGCAGGGCCTGACTGGGGAGCCAGAGTAAAGTCTTGGGGCACCCAGTTAGGGGTCAGGAGGGCAGGAAAGGGTTGGTCAGCGAGGGGCAGCCACGGGGGCTGCGCAAAGAGGCGGGGTCAAGAGAGCAGGGGCGGGGCCTCGAGTAAGGGGGGGGGGCTAGAGGCTGAATCAgatttaagtgtgtgtgtgttgggggggctGGTAATCAGGTGGGTAAGGATGGGGACCACCAGCGAGTGAGGGGACATCTGGAGGCTCCTCCAGACAGGCAAtctgaggggaggagggcgagggcaGGTTCGTCGGAGGAACCCTGGCATCAAGAGGAGGTGGCGCTGGGCGGAGTCCGGAGAAATGTTaagagcagggcaggggtggggccggGCCAGGTCTAGGCTGGGGCAGGCTGGGGTTTAAcgccccctgcaccccgcacccccagACAGGGCCACCTTGCGCTCCATGCGTTCGTTCTGCAGCTTCCTATCTTCCGCCCGCTTCTTGCACTCAGTTATGTAGCGCTCACGCTTCTTGCGCTCTCGGAACACGGTCTCCTCCAGATACTGCAGCTGGTTCTGGAGGAAGAGCAGGGCGACAGGGGGACCAGCTGGTACCCACCGTGGCTCAGGGCCGGAGCAGCCTGGCCCAACAACTTCAAGCAGCTGGGCCAGGCTGCGGCATCTGGGAGACAGGCGGGAGGAGCTCGGGGACAGCTGGGGTCCGGATTCTGGGGGCCAGGAGACCATTGCGTCTGGGCAGGAACCCCGGGGCCCGGCGGGCTGGCACCTTGGCGATATCCTGGGCGTTGAACGCCTCCTGGTTCACCACTTGCAGCTCCTCTAGCTCACGTTTTGCCCTCACCACCTCAGCCTCCATGAAATCCAGCCGGTTTTCCAAGTGAAGGCTctcctcctgggggtgggggtggggggcctgtgACCACTGTGCCTCTGCAGCTGGCCCTCCCACGTTGCCCCCCGAGCCCTGCTGGTCCCCACCTGCAGATAGGCCTTGAGCTGCAGGTACACACCGGTAATGTGTTCAGCCTCTTCAGCCTTCATCCGGGCCTTCTCCAGGCGGTTCTCCAGGTTCCGCATGGTCTAGAGGGAGGCAAGGCTGGGCTGAGTCTCTTCCCCTCTCAAGTTCTTCCCAGGATATCCctgccctcctcccgcccctgGGTAGCCTCACCTTGGCCACCTCCGTGTTGCCATTCTGCATTTCTGCAATCTCCAGCTCGCGGAGGCTGTGCTGCAGCTGGAGCTCATCCAGCCACTTCTGCCGCAGGCCCACCTGGTGCCGCAGAGTGTTCAGCTGCTTCACCTTCTCACTCAGTCGGTGGTCCAGGTGCTCCAGGGCCTGCTGGGGGGAGGTGAGCCCCAGCGGCAGTCTCAACCCTCCCACCTaatccttcctccctttcttctcccacATCTTGTTTCTTATCACCCGGGGTCTCAGCAGCATCTGACCGAGCTGATCCCCTGCAGATCGTCATCTTTGGTGGCTTCCAGGACGCCAGTTTTCCACCCTGGCTGTCCCTTCTCCATTTCCTTGGCCCCCAGGAGGGACGGACTCAGGCTCTTCTCACTTCTGTTCATACCCACCACCTTGATGGACCTATCCAGGCTCATGGTTGGACCACAGGCTGAAGACATCCAGATTTaaccccccagccctgccccactcccAGAACTAGAGGGTCATATACCCATATCTATCTACACTGCCTTCCAGGCATCTCCACAGGCATCTCGAAACTATCATGTCCAAAATTGAGTGTGTGAGATTCCCCGAAGTTGGCCTCCCTTGAATCTTCTCCATTTCGGCTCATAGCAGCTTCATCCTTCCAGGTGCTCAGTCCAACAGCTCAATGTCCTCACCTTTTCTTCTCCCACCTACATCCAATTCATTAGCAATGCTTTGTTCTATTTCAAAGGTTTTCCCAGAGAtacctttttcttcctatttccacCACTTTTGTCTGAGTACAGCCAACACCATCTTCACCATCTGACCTCCATTCTTGTTTCCTCACTCTCTGCTTCCCACTTCTCTGATTTGTCATAAAACCTGCACTCTATCATGGCCAGCTAAGCCTGCTGGAAGATTCAGCCCCtgctgatcc
This window contains:
- the ODAD3 gene encoding outer dynein arm-docking complex subunit 3 isoform X2, with translation MTSPLCWPASTNILPPQDQALTSSKAKGNPTQTQRHHSQGKIVAHAWPPHHSKSRPLHAHRGKSAVQTQVAELQKKIQLLEGDRKAFYENSQWNIKKNQETINRLREETRALQVQLTDLLQGDEKVVQTVIREWRSEKPYLKNRTGQQALEHLDHRLSEKVKQLNTLRHQVGLRQKWLDELQLQHSLRELEIAEMQNGNTEVAKTMRNLENRLEKARMKAEEAEHITGVYLQLKAYLQEESLHLENRLDFMEAEVVRAKRELEELQVVNQEAFNAQDIAKNQLQYLEETVFRERKKRERYITECKKRAEDRKLQNERMERKTQREHVLLQSEDSTQDSLRLKDKELKQRWTMYQTEMLFGKVKDATGVAETHAVVRRFLAQGDTFRHLETLKSENEQSLLRLKQEKQQLQRELEDLKYSGEATIVSQQKLQAELQERLKAEELRLAEAQDQLERTKRAMQVTKESLEHLAGKLNCITVVDGRFAGKELDPKAEDYLPDLLGLVEEKLLKLQAQLESHNVPGMLRHLSDDEFYSTLEGKLPTYNTRIALPLASLKDKFFDEEESEDEDNDVVTRAALKIRSQKLIESRSKKRSRLKKS
- the ODAD3 gene encoding outer dynein arm-docking complex subunit 3 isoform X1, translating into MTSPLCWPASTNILPPQDQALTSSKAKGNPTQTQRHHSQGKIVAHAWPPHHSKSRPLHAHRGKSAVQTQVAELQKKIQLLEGDRKAFYENSQWNIKKNQETINRLREETRALQVQLTDLLQGDEKVVQTVIREWRSEKPYLKNRTGQQALEHLDHRLSEKVKQLNTLRHQVGLRQKWLDELQLQHSLRELEIAEMQNGNTEVAKTMRNLENRLEKARMKAEEAEHITGVYLQLKAYLQEESLHLENRLDFMEAEVVRAKRELEELQVVNQEAFNAQDIAKNQLQYLEETVFRERKKRERYITECKKRAEDRKLQNERMERKTQREHVLLQSEDSTQDSLRLKDKELKQRWTMYQTEMLFGKVKDATGVAETHAVVRRFLAQGDTFRHLETLKSENEQSLLRLKQEKQQLQRELEDLKYSGEATIVSQQKLQAELQERLKAEELRLAEAQDQLERTKRAMQVTKESLEHLAGKLNCITVVGPPPRKLSPEPPTTQEGVVPAPTQGNLLERTNPLPCPGLQKPAYRGHPSPLLRVPTPISLRETALVLKRLRTSETLSHLHGKNPTLPLHPKPQRPHCNLWAARDRGSPTVPAAESHFFRKSPLKWLLELLPPSLH